The following is a genomic window from Plasmodium berghei ANKA genome assembly, chromosome: 9.
ttttttttaatactaaATGTGTTAAGCAGTGTTGAAAATAACTTATCCcggtatatttttatatgaatgtATTCATAAatgtgcatataataatgcaatataaataatttgctTATAAGTTAGTACATTATTCATATGCTATaaggatataaaaaaagtggaaaaaaaaagcaaaaaagGCTCGTAAATGTGTATGCACAATTACTCcttatttattcattccttttttgtttgtttcCTGGAATCCcgaatttttataattttttttttgttaaatttggaacttatttattatcttcatcaattatatatatatttttttttttgaaaagaCTAAATGTGAGAAAAAGCAATTCTGTatactttattattatacttataaaaaagttttaaataatatcattGGGTTTaacttattatatatatatatcctttatattatgtgtaaattattgtatattattaattagtaataaattaattatattttttttattttattttttttttgtaaatgtCTCAGTTCCATAGATAGTAAATTTAATACACACAATTGACCAATGaccaaaaataaatatgcgAAATAtgagaaataaatataattaaattataatgaaatattatttatatacataattataaaaatgtgggaaaaaaaagacattatttttatatttttttagttatcccaccattttattttaaaaataaatatagaataGCAAATAACCTTTGTTGATATTCCTATTGTTCATAAAGatctattttttccttttctttttttttcgctctctttaattataaattagtTTAGCATAAATGATGAAACTTTTCATTCAAACCCTTTTAAAGGAATACacaaatttacaaaataataaataaaaaagagaataaatatattgtgcTATGGTCTTTggtttttaaaataaaacattcgAATAATTGTACAAAATGATGAGTTCattgttttcttttatttttttcattatattttttttttttttattttgtaaatgcGAATTTATCAGTACATTAAAATAGTATAATTTGTCTTCccttttcaaaatttttaataaaataaacccaaaaaatgaacaaacAAGCAATGGGATATACTCAATATATAAGtgttattaataaaagGGATTTATAACAATAGTTTTAATGCTATATTTTCGGgaaattatcaaaatatataaaatgttctaacttttttatgtataaaacatatgaattatattctatgtaaataaatcataatGATGCTTTTATATGTGCAATACTACTATATCGtgattattttattttatgttttatatttaaaacaatataaaatgtgtaatgatataacaaaaaatataggatattatatattcgTTATTTTATAGTACACATAaagaaataacaaaatatataaaaacccttccaaaatatatgtaaccatatattttttataatttttttttatattttccaaaaaTCCAAAacaacataaatatatatattaagaaTAAAGAACCACccattttgataaaatataaagttGTACATATTCCTATATAgtatgtgcatatatataagtttacttattatataaaaaataatatgtgccaattttgttttatatactaTTCCATTTAATCtggagaaaaaaataaaaaataagaaaaagaaaagaaaaaacttatgaatataaaaaaatatatatattacaaataaaactattatgtgaattaagaaaaaaaaaaaatatatatatttatacaaaatcctatcgttttttttttaatgggGTACACGGatgatatataaatatttttccatgTATAGTATGAGCGTATTTCTCaaatctaaaaaaaatcctaattataaaattccaaaatagtaaaaacaCGCAAACttcaaattaatataaattaacatatatagaatataggtgttaaaattaatatatgtaaaaaaaaaatatatatatatatataatattgacagtcatatatgaatatttattgtgTTAATTGttatacattatttttatactttgtttaaattataaaaatttaaaggaaaaaaaaaaataaattcttATGTATTTGCTATATCagtataaaaaacattaaaCATTGTATGGTTCAAAACAGTAAGCATAACATACATAGTATAagtgtatatttttaaaaaataataaacatacataaatatattctttcGGTATTTGTACTTATTTTAATACAATTTGGTAAAGCATATCAATCTTATacatacaaatatatattttttaaaaataaccagataaatatttgatatTGTAAATAAGTGCAAAAATGTCTTTGAGTATTTATGGAAATCGTGAAAATGGGCAAGATGTAAGAACAGCAAATGGTAAGtattctaaaaaaaaaaaaataaaaaaaataaataaaaaattatattcatagtatacatatgtatgcacatataatttatgttcaatattttttgcatttcACACGTCCTTACTCAATTTCTTACCCCTTTAGTGACTGCGGTTCAAGCCctttcaaatattttaaaatcaaGTTTAGGACCCCAAGGGTTAGATAAAATGTTAGTAGATAATATTGGTGATGTTACTATAACAAATGATGGAGCaactattttaaaacaattaGAAATTCAACATCCAGCTGCAAAAATATTAGTAAATTTATCTGAATTACAAGATCAAGAAGTAGGAGATGGTACAACATCAGTAGTATTATTAGCATCTGAATTGTTAAGAAGAGGAAATGAACTCATAAAGATGGATATCCATCCAACTACAGTTATATGTGGTTATAAACTAGCCATGAAAGAATCggtaaaatatataaaagaaaaattaagtGAAAGAGTTACGAATTTAGGAAAAGATGTTATAACAAATATAGCAAAAACAACTTTATCTTCTAAATTTATTAGTTATGAATCAGAATATTTTGCTAAAATGGTTTCTAACGCTATTCAATCagtaaaaattattaacgATTCAggtaaaacaaaatatccTGTTTCTTcagttaatatattaaaagttCATGGTTTAAGTTCTTTAGATTCAAAATTAATAGATGGTTATGCAATTATGAGTGGACGAGCTTCTCAATCAATGCCTTCCGCTATAAAAAATGCGAAGATCGCTTTCTTAGATTTTCCATTAAAACAATATAGATTACATCTAGGTGTTCAGGTAAATATAAACGATCCAAAtgaattagaaaaaatcAGACAAAGAGAAAAAGACATAACAAAAGAAAgagttaataaaatattagaGTCAGGAGCAAATGTTATATTAACAACACAAGGAATAGATGATATGccattaaaatattttgtcgAAGCTGGAGCAATAGCAGTTagaagaataaaaaaagatgatttaaaaagaaTAGCCAAATTAACAAATGGCCAAATACGTTTAACATTATCATCTATTGATGGAACAGAAAAATTTGAACCCGCATCTTTAGGTTATTGTGATGAAGTTTATGAAGAAAAAGTTGGTGATTGGGATGTTATGTTTTTCAAAGGATGcaaaaattcaaaatcTAATACTATATTATTAAGAGGTGCAAATGATTTTGTTTTGGATGAAATGGAAAGGTCTATACATGATGCATTATGTTCAGTTAGTAGAGCATTAGAAAGTAATTATGTAGTTGTAGGAGGTGGATGTGTAGAAGTTGCATTATCTGTATATTTAGAAGATTTTGCAAAAACATTAGGTTCAAGAGAGCAGCTAGCTATTGCTGAATTTGCAGAATCATTGTTAATAATACCTAAAATATTAGCATTAAATGCATCATATGATTCAATTGATTTAGTTTGTAAATTAAGAGCCTATCATACTAAATCTCAAGTTATGAATACTGATGAGCCAAAAGATTATAGATGGTATGGTTTAGATTTAGTAAATGGAAAAGTtgcaaataatttaaaaaatggagTTCTAGAAGCTATGATtagcaaaataaaatcaatCAGATTTGCAACAGAAGCAACTATTACAATATTAAGAATTGATGATTTGATAAAGCTAGTTCCTGAAGAGCCTAAACAAGAAGAGCCTTAAGTCAGGTTACATAAACtccaaaaatatattcctatgaatatacatatatagtTATAAGTATATAGTGTGCGtgaatttatttacatGCAAGTATGGATAGgcttattattattcatcaTTTTATTCCCTTTTAACTGCATTGATagcaaaataataatgggTAATATTAGGAAGCGTTGCGTCCATTCCTTGCTTATGCGTATGAACGTACATGTATATTGTACATACTGTATGAAcgtgcatatatattatatacattgtATGCACCgtacatataattttagcAGACAATACTTATTCACACACATTTCACAATGTCTGATGCACCCATTATTGCAAAAAATGTTATgcacatgcatatatatttatgtatacatatttatacagtttattttccttttaaaattaaaagatatCTTAATTCTAATtaaatcttttattttttataacgtttttttttttttttttaactagTACACAATAAActcatataattaattaatcTCATAATTTCtacaataaaattataaattaagaggaaatataaaattaaaaacgcattaaaatatatcatgctatatgaacatataaatatagattcATATGCACATGCATATGTGTTTGTATTTCTTACTTAAACAGctagctatttttttttgaataacttttgcaaaaaaaaaaaaaaaatagaaataaatatggatgtgtacaaatatttataagaacaaaattaattagccttttattattatatcgCTTGCTGAAATTTaaacattattttctaatttgtgtccaaaattaaaataaaaaaaacactaACTTTCTAATTTTCTAGTTAATTGATGAAGCTATAACCTAAAAGActtgttaataaattaacGGGTTGTGaacattattaaaaaaaaatataattaaaattatatttttctagtAATGATAAATTACAGACAAgaacaaaaatatgtaatagatgttttatataaattataatgttAGACAACTAAAAAGttgtttaatataaaatagctaaatatatcataaaatgaaaaatgtatattagCTTTATAATGATTAATTTTGGAAAATAAGCCCGAgcatgtatgtatataatatgcatgATTTAAGTGTTCGAGTTtcgaattttatttctttctGTCGAATTtcaacttttttttttttaagttaaTTGTTTGGTTCACTATAATACATTTCTCAgtagttttattttaataacttttttttatatgttgaAATTAAGTTTTaagaaaatacaaattaaatataataattatatttaagggtagttattatattttttttacatggatgataattttattgCTTTATGATAAGTTTATgtttttcaaattatagaacattttttttttcgactCACCAAATAAACATTATGATAGATAAATTCTTgatctaaaaataaaaaatatataaccaTCTATATTTGtctatttatttgtattttacgataatattttgtacaCATTTTAATCTTGTCTATAAAATGATAtagacatatatatatatatatatatatatatatatatatatatatatatatatatattttatttgcaaTTTTCTTCacatatttgtttaatttcTCATATATCTTACTTATCAATCaggatatatttattcttctttttttccaacttattaatttatgctttcaaattttatattagtttatttatatcaagaatttatttttaatggaGTTTTCAAAAGTAGAAACAAATGATAATGGTAAACTGGAAAACGATGAccttataaataatataaacacattttttgaaaaaatacaatttgataataatataaataaattagatagattaaaaatatatagtttgTCAACTGAAACAGATTCGCGTAGGCATTCAAAACAAttacaaaatgaaaatatttttgaacaCCAAAATGAAGATAGATATGTAAAATTACCACATTCATtgtcatatataaattccaacgaaataataaacaatagtaaatttaaaaatatgttaatcaataaacaaacaaacaatacaaataataatacaaccAATTCGGTATTgtatataaacaataattcgcttaaaacaaatgaatCTAAAAATAGCTATATTAATCATGATAGtgtatatgtaaaaaatgtagCAAATGCATCTAAcgaaatagaaaaaaaaataaaaagtattggatttataaacaatttaaataaatctaattatgaatttaatgaaaataatatttttaataaatcaaGTAATACATTAAAAATGGGTTCTgaatcaaaatataataatatcaatTGTGATTAcgaaaatatatcaaaacaAATAGATGCaatggaaaatatagaaacaATACCATCATATAGTAATTCACAAGAAATAACTAAAAATTTTCAGCCTActaatttatcatatataataaataaagatattcaaaaaaaatctGAAAAATGTCTAAAACAATCTGATTCCTCATTAAACAACTTAAATGAAATACgtgataataattttagcgaattttttattcaaaatacaaaacaaaatttgAATCAAAAacatgaatatatttttaataataatgttttatatgataatgatgagacaaataaagaattaGAAACAGATAATTCATTCAAATGGAAAAAAGACGAAACATCgataaaaggaaataatagAAACGAGTCAAATGAAGATctaaatgaatatttagaaaatgtAATAGGACaaagttatttttatgatttaaaaaaaaataaaattgtatgtATTGATGAACAAGAACATGATTCTATTATTAGTTTTGAAAATGATCAAAATGAATCTAATTTATCATatgattttaataataatattatggaccccaattttatgaataataataataataataaacatgTTCAAGATGCAGATGTAAAAgatataaacataaatatgaaacTTTTGAAAACTATATTGTCAacagaatataaaaacatagataatttatttgatcAATGTAATTATGATTCACATAATTCTGGAAATAATACGAGTTCAGAAATGTTTACATCTAAACAAGATGCAAacaacaaaatatatggtGAACAAACATTTCCAAAGACAAAAAAGAGTATTTTAGAACaacaatatatagaaaattttattttcaatgaATTAATGAAGCATGCAGAAATAGGGAAAGAAGAAATAACTGGAATTGAAGCAtccaaaataaatactGAACATAATCAATTCACatctttaaatataaaacctACCGAATCAAACAATGATTctattattacattttcGAATGAAAGAGATAACAAAAATGTCCTAGATAATGAAACAGAAAActgtaataattttttggaatataatgaacaaaatgTTAGGCAAACTCGTTTTGAAAACAGTTTAAGAAATGTACATGAAAATAGAAATGACAACAATAATGACAGTGTTGTATGGTTTGAAAACAAacatgaaaatgaaaaaatagaatGGAAAAATAGCGAAGgatttaacattttttgtaatattaatgaaacagatgaacaaaattttataaatagtagaaataaaaatgaatccAATTATTGTGATATAATGAGagataaaaattattcttATAATCCGGAAGTAGGAAATAATGTGGATAATCCAAGAATTtacgaaaaaataaaaaaagaatggacaaaaaatatagaaaatcaaattgaagaaaatggagaaaaatcatttatatataataattatataaatggaGAAATTAGTAATGACAATATATACACCcatgaaaataaagtaGCCAAATTTACTTTAATAGTAAATGTTCCACCAAATACTACTCGAAAAGATTTAATGGCTGTTTTCAGTAAATATGGAAATGTAAATTTAACTATGGTTGTTTGTGATAAACAATCAAGGCATCCTAATAAAGAATGGACAGCAACATCAGGATATGCATTTGTGCGTTTTTCAACAAATATTGAAGCACAAAGAACATTAAATGCTGCAATTTCAGGACAAATACGTATTAAAGGAAGTAGAGTTAGAGCTACTTGGGCAAAAAAAGACTcctattcaaaaaaaaaaaaagaatttaatttaaaagttCCATGTTCAGTAGTTATTACTAATGCAGAAGGATTTATATGTTGCATTTGTAGAAACTATTTATCTTATGATCctatattatttccttGTTGTTATGCATCTTCTTGCTCAGATTGTTTTCAAAATTAcattataaaagaaatgaatCAGCAAAATATTAGATGTCCTAATTGCTCATTATTCATTATAGATCCTATTATTAAACTTGACCAAAATTCAAAAGGGATTTTAACtttgttatataaaatatattataatattaaagtAAAATGCGTATATGAACGTTGTAAATGGATTGGTTTTAACCATCAATACTTTTCTCATATATTTACTTGTAACTTTAACGCAATTTagtaatttttaaattaaactATTATTAATGGATATAAACCGATTCAGATTTCCCTATATttctatacatatatagataAAGGAGAGAGCATCAATTAAATGATTATAAAATGAGAGATATTCAAATGGAATTGTTATGATGCTACAtccattatatttatatttaccaATATATAACCATATATATAGGCACATACTAAGAATGTTATCCagttttgttttttatattaacagAAGGTTTGagaatttaataattatttttttaattaaaatctAGCTATTAGTTAATACTAgccaatttttttttttttttcgactAACCATAAAACGGAATAAcatgataaaaattttactTGTCTACATATTTGACACACACATGTTTTTCCCATATCGTTTCTTATGATACTTCATATTTGATACATAATTCTCAATTTTTAAcgtaattaaaataaaaataatttgcatattagtatatataagcatacttatatatttttgtgtatAGAACAAAGTTATAAAGTAAAAAgctttaaatataaaatggatctttagtatattataatagaaaaataaaatattaaatttaaacaCATTTTGTGATgctttgtatttttttggaCAAattagaataaaaaaaaaattaaaaatataaacagcttttttattgttaagaaaaaaaataatatttattaaaatttaataagcatatattttttatttggtgGGTAGGGGTGGGGGaagaatattaaaattgatTTGTCACATCAATTACGAGAACATACGAtcttacaaaaaaaaatcgatcgcatttttacatttttttgtctcAAAACTACTTATCAAAAATTGTTTGAGCGTATTATCCTTCAAAATAGCCCAGTCAAGAAGAAAATGGATGGAggtaaaaatatgaaataaaagaaaatatagcGAAACGCAGCAAATGtaacaaaataatgtatattaaTTGGCAAATAACGGCTTAGTTTCTATTTGCATTTATATCGCTTAAGAGTAAATCGATGGCCCTTTCTATATTTCCATTTGCTTGAACTAGGGATTTTATACATTTGTCTATGTCTGTAAATCCCATTAATTCTAAAGAAGTTAATTGATCCTGATATAAAGCAATAAGACGCTCTTGTTCATCATGtttattcaaattattGGAAGTGAGAGCTTTATCTTTTTCTccattatttaaatcagTGTTGTCATCTTTCTGCTGTTTCGAATCCAGTTCAGGGTTTGTATCACTATTATGTTGTTCTGCATTATTTTGCATATCATCAGATGATGCTCCTTCTTTcttttcttcatttatattaatattatttattagtgcgttggaaatattattgccattattattaacatgCTTATTCGACATATTTACACCATgattaaataatgaattcaatctattattttggaaatttaatatattcaaacTATTTAACATTTCATTTCCTAAATTAGcattatttccattattattcatgttcatatttttgtttaaatttGACATCATTTGGTTAAGCATGTTTAATACATTtgaattttcattattctGGTTTTGACCCATCAAACTGTTAAATAAGTTAGTATTTAAAAGGTCGTTATTTATCGGAGAATCATTTCCCAATATACTATTCATAGAATTTGGATCAAACAAATTTCCATTATTCCCAAAAATGTTCATAGCACTATTTTCGAAACTTTTATTAGCttcattatttgttttattattattgctagctatattattgtttgcTACCAATGAACTTTTGGTGGCagtattatttgaattatttccAATTACATTTACAGgggttttatattttaataacatATCAAAAAGATTACTTCTAAAAAGATCATTGCTTGGAgtttttccattttcaATTCCATTATTCTCATTAGTATTATTAATTGGAATTAACTTACCCTTGGttcctttatattttgttcccattttattaattggAATAATTTCACCATTATCATTAAACATATTACTATCTGAAAGTaagtatttatttaatctATTTTccatgtttatatttttttgtgaattattttctttagaAGCCCATGGATTTGGAAAAGCTTCTGTAGTAGGAGGCGAAGACGAATTTAAATCATATTCTTTAATtgtattttgatttttttcgttAGAAATTTCTACAGATGCATACATTGGTTCTTGTATATTATGATACATTCTTCTTAATGTATTAAAACCACCTGGTATAGCTTCAATGTTACTAATAGCCCGATCAGTATTTCTCATAAGTTCTTTCATAAGCGATGGATTTTTAATCATTTCAAAAGACTGCTTTAAAGTTTGTGAATCATTTAACATGTGATTTAGTTCcgaatttttttctcttaatTTTTGAAGTTGTTTATTTGAGTTCATTATTGATTTAAGGAAATCACTATTATCAAACATCGATGAAAttaattttgatatattatcattttgcCCCATTTTTCCTAaatcattatattcatCTCCTATAGTACTTAATTGTGAACTTGTTATACCAGAATCCAATGCAACATCATTTTcattcctttttttatttaattttattgcatataatacatcattaaacattatattatattttgataatatttccATATCTTTTAACAATCTTCctctatatataattctataatcattattatcatttattatttcttttaaactattttttaatttttttatacttatatttttttcgattttacatttataaacattattattagagctgtttgtttttattcTAACATAAATATAGGATCCAAAATCAGGTTGTTGGCGTTCATTATCCTCTTGGGAATTCCTCCCTTTTTCATCCtttacaatattattattgattaaattgtttttattattatgggTAGATGTGGTAGACTCACTGTTCAAGGTGTTATCAATGTCTTTAACATCGCTCATTCGCTTCTCTTCACATCCTTTTACTGATTCATTTACAGTTTGTGCATTTcctgtttttttatttatatgatcaGTAGTATTATCCTTTCCATTGCTATCTGGAAAAAATCCTTTTGGATTCATATaagatttatattttccattattatttaggCTGTTATAATctgtttttatatcatttttataattattgtcagatatataatgatgatCATCATCATCCTCTTCTTCATCTGAATGGTcagaattatttataacataGTTGTATTCACTAagattaattttttcataatcaATAATCTTCTCTTGTGATTCCTTATTGGTCGATGGTCCTAACATATTGCAATgtacttttattattttgctCTGGTTTTTCTCgcttttataatattttactttattttctttttttctatGCTATTTCGTCAATATAGCTATTTATTGATTTTTAtgctattttttcttacgatttttatgttattttcatatatttttcttactATATTCTTATTGTTAAGTTCACACAATTtctaattattttttttatttttcgtGTATTCATCtacttaatttttttatttaattttttttgctgAATTAATATGCTTATTAAATGCCTCTCGACTGTTTTATTTCCCTATTGTTAATTCTAATTGTTTCATATTAAAAGAAGTGttcacaaaatatatatacatgtatacatacattaatatatgcatatccGTATATAATACTacttattaatatattatgtcgCATATATTGTACATGCGTATATTACACATAACATTGTACATATGAATTTAAACAAACATGAGcataataacaattttggaaattacaaaaaaattatttgaaaaaaatatttataaaaaaaatgaaataagattattttttcccatAACTTTATGATTTATAAAGTAATAATGTCAGTTTGAAAtaactaaaaaatataatatattatactatatatataataaataaataattaatatataatgcatTATTACATACCTACAATTGcgcattattatatatcataCATGTATATAGTGTTATAACACAAATGCGCATACGcacatattaatatatatgtaataaggaatattaataaatactattatttcattCTATGagtttcttttattatttcgtGAGTTTGATGTCCTGAAAGGTATGTAAGTTTTATTTACTCATATGGAATACTATATACATGcatgtattatttatatacaatatattttctctctcctttttaatataatatatatatagcatATATGTGAAAGGGACTTAAAATGGGAATACAAAAATTGGAGTAAGCTTGTGTGTTGCTAAAATGATTTTAAAAGTATTATGCTTCTTTTAACAGCAAATATAGTgatctttttcattttcaagtaaaataatatttaaaattgtgTAATGTATAATTCAGTGgtatattacatataatatatatttttgtgtgtgaatttgcataaaatatatatttaaggataatatataaatacattacatatatatgtatttattcTTTCTTTACTATCATTAAATACGATGCTTTTAATTTCTATAAacggaaaaaaaaaattatcataaaCATGTTAAAAAGGCAAGTTTTAtgctttaaaaaaattggttaaagtatataattattattcattttattattttttttgtaataaaatttaatacgaaaaaaataaaaaacaaagcCACATGTATACATTACACgctaaatgaaaataaatggtTACTTATTCATTTGGtactaaaaataaaaatatgcaaataaGTAATGTTTaatgatatttatataatgtattatatatgtttgttTACGAAAaactatataatatacacattTGTTTAACATTTCGTATTTATCAATTACAATAAGTGACATAGTATGGCTAAGAACACCatactttttataaaaaatattcataaaaggaaaacaaatataaacaaaaagtGAACATctggaaaataaaaaaatac
Proteins encoded in this region:
- a CDS encoding T-complex protein 1 subunit alpha, putative; amino-acid sequence: MSLSIYGNRENGQDVRTANVTAVQALSNILKSSLGPQGLDKMLVDNIGDVTITNDGATILKQLEIQHPAAKILVNLSELQDQEVGDGTTSVVLLASELLRRGNELIKMDIHPTTVICGYKLAMKESVKYIKEKLSERVTNLGKDVITNIAKTTLSSKFISYESEYFAKMVSNAIQSVKIINDSGKTKYPVSSVNILKVHGLSSLDSKLIDGYAIMSGRASQSMPSAIKNAKIAFLDFPLKQYRLHLGVQVNINDPNELEKIRQREKDITKERVNKILESGANVILTTQGIDDMPLKYFVEAGAIAVRRIKKDDLKRIAKLTNGQIRLTLSSIDGTEKFEPASLGYCDEVYEEKVGDWDVMFFKGCKNSKSNTILLRGANDFVLDEMERSIHDALCSVSRALESNYVVVGGGCVEVALSVYLEDFAKTLGSREQLAIAEFAESLLIIPKILALNASYDSIDLVCKLRAYHTKSQVMNTDEPKDYRWYGLDLVNGKVANNLKNGVLEAMISKIKSIRFATEATITILRIDDLIKLVPEEPKQEEP
- a CDS encoding RNA-binding protein, putative, which gives rise to MEFSKVETNDNGKLENDDLINNINTFFEKIQFDNNINKLDRLKIYSLSTETDSRRHSKQLQNENIFEHQNEDRYVKLPHSLSYINSNEIINNSKFKNMLINKQTNNTNNNTTNSVLYINNNSLKTNESKNSYINHDSVYVKNVANASNEIEKKIKSIGFINNLNKSNYEFNENNIFNKSSNTLKMGSESKYNNINCDYENISKQIDAMENIETIPSYSNSQEITKNFQPTNLSYIINKDIQKKSEKCLKQSDSSLNNLNEIRDNNFSEFFIQNTKQNLNQKHEYIFNNNVLYDNDETNKELETDNSFKWKKDETSIKGNNRNESNEDLNEYLENVIGQSYFYDLKKNKIVCIDEQEHDSIISFENDQNESNLSYDFNNNIMDPNFMNNNNNNKHVQDADVKDININMKLLKTILSTEYKNIDNLFDQCNYDSHNSGNNTSSEMFTSKQDANNKIYGEQTFPKTKKSILEQQYIENFIFNELMKHAEIGKEEITGIEASKINTEHNQFTSLNIKPTESNNDSIITFSNERDNKNVLDNETENCNNFLEYNEQNVRQTRFENSLRNVHENRNDNNNDSVVWFENKHENEKIEWKNSEGFNIFCNINETDEQNFINSRNKNESNYCDIMRDKNYSYNPEVGNNVDNPRIYEKIKKEWTKNIENQIEENGEKSFIYNNYINGEISNDNIYTHENKVAKFTLIVNVPPNTTRKDLMAVFSKYGNVNLTMVVCDKQSRHPNKEWTATSGYAFVRFSTNIEAQRTLNAAISGQIRIKGSRVRATWAKKDSYSKKKKEFNLKVPCSVVITNAEGFICCICRNYLSYDPILFPCCYASSCSDCFQNYIIKEMNQQNIRCPNCSLFIIDPIIKLDQNSKGILTLLYKIYYNIKVKCVYERCKWIGFNHQYFSHIFTCNFNAI
- a CDS encoding ubiquitin-like protein, putative → MLGPSTNKESQEKIIDYEKINLSEYNYVINNSDHSDEEEDDDDHHYISDNNYKNDIKTDYNSLNNNGKYKSYMNPKGFFPDSNGKDNTTDHINKKTGNAQTVNESVKGCEEKRMSDVKDIDNTLNSESTTSTHNNKNNLINNNIVKDEKGRNSQEDNERQQPDFGSYIYVRIKTNSSNNNVYKCKIEKNISIKKLKNSLKEIINDNNDYRIIYRGRLLKDMEILSKYNIMFNDVLYAIKLNKKRNENDVALDSGITSSQLSTIGDEYNDLGKMGQNDNISKLISSMFDNSDFLKSIMNSNKQLQKLREKNSELNHMLNDSQTLKQSFEMIKNPSLMKELMRNTDRAISNIEAIPGGFNTLRRMYHNIQEPMYASVEISNEKNQNTIKEYDLNSSSPPTTEAFPNPWASKENNSQKNINMENRLNKYLLSDSNMFNDNGEIIPINKMGTKYKGTKGKLIPINNTNENNGIENGKTPSNDLFRSNLFDMLLKYKTPVNVIGNNSNNTATKSSLVANNNIASNNNKTNNEANKSFENSAMNIFGNNGNLFDPNSMNSILGNDSPINNDLLNTNLFNSLMGQNQNNENSNVLNMLNQMMSNLNKNMNMNNNGNNANLGNEMLNSLNILNFQNNRLNSLFNHGVNMSNKHVNNNGNNISNALINNININEEKKEGASSDDMQNNAEQHNSDTNPELDSKQQKDDNTDLNNGEKDKALTSNNLNKHDEQERLIALYQDQLTSLELMGFTDIDKCIKSLVQANGNIERAIDLLLSDINANRN